A single Venturia canescens isolate UGA chromosome 1, ASM1945775v1, whole genome shotgun sequence DNA region contains:
- the LOC122405639 gene encoding solute carrier family 35 member C2, producing the protein MPSSNVKYEIARQDPDGSDYYLQHVPEFQNASRWEKSFWHGIFQSIFLISIYFILSVGLTFYQQWLYEAYKFLRPLSVVLCHLVVKFLLALLVRSVRKCAKGREHCQVPWQTILSSLAPPGIASGLDVGFSNWAMSLITISLYTMTKSTSIIFILGFSVLLKLEKKSWSLAGVVVMISMGLMMFTYKSVQFDLLGFLLCLFAALSSGLRWTMAQLVMQKSKLGMSNPVDMMYYMQPWMLFAILPVALYFESGTIYDSLLTTDWNNASQVLSTTAAVLAGAILAFNMEIMEFVVVTYTSSLTLSITGVLKEMCIVILAVEFKGDSMTGLNFIGLLMCLGGIVMHVIQKVLKSSKDMMEKLELQSNSVTTIDSNCEDQMDSNLPLLAQKSTSLTNLLNSNFSSDEEEDGGKYTGKDKDDTTQVLFDVLQRREQS; encoded by the exons ATGCCAAGTTCAAACGTGAAATATGAAATCGCCAGACAGGATCCGGATGGTTCGGATTATTACTTGCAACATGTACCAGAATTCCAAAACGCTTCACGCTGGGAAAAGTCCTTCTGGCACGGAATATTCCagtccatttttttaatttccatatattttattctttccgTCGGATTGACTTTTTATCAACAATGGTTGTACGAAGCCTAC AAATTCCTTCGTCCGTTGAGCGTCGTCCTTTGCCATTTAGTTGTAAAATTTCTTCTTGCTTTATTAGTGAGAAGCGTAAGAAAATGCGCAAAAGGGCGAGAACATTGCCAAGTACCATGGCAAACTATTCTCTCGTCTCTCGCACCACCTGGAATTGCGAGTGGATTAGACGTTGGATTTTCCAATTGGGCCATGTCTCTCATAACTATATCTCT TTACACTATGACAAAATCAACctccatcattttcattcttggATTCTCTGTTCTTCTCAAactggagaaaaaa TCGTGGTCGCTGGCCGGAGTTGTGGTTATGATATCAATGGGATTGATGATGTTTACGTACAAATCTGTACAATTTGATCTTCTTGGATTTTTGTTATGTCTGTTCGCTGCTTTGTCGAGCGGTTTGCGCTGGACAATGGCACAACTGGTGATGCAAAAATCCAAGCTCGGTATGAGTAACCCTGTCGATATGATGTATTACATGCAACCTTGGATGTTATTCGCCATTTTGCCGGTTGCTCTGTACTTCGAGA GTGGTACAATTTACGATAGTTTGCTAACAACTGATTGGAACAATGCGAGTCAAGTATTGTCGACTACGGCAGCCGTTTTAGCAGGTGCCATTCTAGCATTTAATATGGAAATTATGGAATTCGTAGTCGTCACTTACACATCTAGTCTGACGCTTTCTATCACGGGAGTCCTCAAA GAAATGTGCATTGTGATATTGGCAGTTGAATTCAAAGGTGATAGTATGACGGGTCTCAATTTCATCGGATTGTTAATGTGCCTCGGTGGTATAGTAATGCACGTTatacaaaaagtattaaaaagttcTAAGGACATGATGGAGAAGCTCGAATTACAATCGAATTCCGTAACAACGATCGACTCCAATTGCGAAGATCAAATGGATTCAAATTTGCCGCTATTGGCACAAAAATCGACATCACTTACGAACCTACTAAATTCAAACTTTAGCTCGGACGAGGAGGAAGACGGGGGGAAATATACTGGTAAAGATAAGGACGACACGACCCAAGTCCTCTTCGATGTTTTACAACGCCGAGAACAGTCATAG